The following are encoded in a window of Lampris incognitus isolate fLamInc1 chromosome 15, fLamInc1.hap2, whole genome shotgun sequence genomic DNA:
- the ccdc25 gene encoding coiled-coil domain-containing protein 25 — protein MVFYFTSAVVEPSYTIYMGKDKYENEDLIKYGWPEDIWFHVDKLSSAHVYLRMPQGLTIDDIPKEVLIDCAQLVKNNSIQGCKMNNINVVYTPWSNLKKTGDMDVGQIGFHRQKEVKIVAVEKKVNEIINRLEKTKAERYPDLAAEKESRDREERNEKKAQLQEQKKREKEEVKKKKEMEELRNYSSLMKSDNMTTNEAGYDSDDFM, from the exons ATGGTGTTTTATTTCACTAGTGCCG TGGTGGAACCTTCCTACACGATCTATATGGGGAAGGACAAGTATGAGA ATGAAGATCTTATCAAGTACGGGTGGCCTGAAGACATCTG GTTTCATGTGGACAAGCTGTCCTCAGCCCACGTCTACCTGAGGATGCCACAG GGCTTGACAATCGACGACATTCCCAAGGAGGTGCTGATCGACTGTGCACAGCTGGTCAAAAACAACAGCATCCAAG GCTGTAAAATGAACAACATCAATGTGGTGTACACTCCCTGGTCCAACCTGAAGAAGACGGGGGACATGGACGTGGGACAGATCGGCTTCCATCGACAGAAAGAG GTGAAGATCGTAGCCGTGGAGAAAAAAGTCAATGAGATCATTAACCGGCTGGAAAAAACAAAAGCGGAGCGCTACCCGGACCTGGCGGCTGAGAAGGAGTcgcgagacagagaggagaggaacGAGAAGAAGGCCCAGCTCCAGGaacagaagaaaagagagaaggaagaggtgaaaaagaaaaaggagatgGAAGAACTCAG AAATTATTCTTCTCTCATGAAGAGTGACAACATGACCACAAATGAG GCGGGGTACGATTCGGATGACTTCATGTGA